One genomic window of Vicugna pacos chromosome 18, VicPac4, whole genome shotgun sequence includes the following:
- the TMEM120A gene encoding transmembrane protein 120A isoform X2: protein MHPPPPGPLGDCLRDWEELQQDFHGIQETHRLYRLKLEELTKLQNNCTSSITRQKKQLQELALVLKKCKPSLPSEAEEAAQELENQIKERQGLFFDMEAYLPKKNGLYLSLVLGNVNVTLLSKQAKFAYKDEYEKFKLYLTIILILISFTCRFLLNSRVTDAAFNFLLVWYYCTLTIRESILINNGSRIKGWWVFHHYVSTFLSGVMLTWPDGLMYQKFRNQFLSFSMYQSFVQFLQYYYQSGCLYRLRALGERHTMDLTVEGFQSWMWRGLTFLLPFLFFGHFWQLFNALTLFNLARDPECKEWQVLMCGFPFLLLFLGNFFTTLRVVHQKLHNQQHGSKKE, encoded by the exons ATGCatccccctcctccaggcccGCTGGGCGACTGCCTACGGGACTGGGAGGAGCTGCAGCAGGACTTCCACGGCATCCAG GAGACCCACCGGCTGTACCGCCTGAAGCTGGAGGAGCTGACCAAGCTGCAGAACAACTGTACCAGCTCCATCACTCGGCAGAAGAAGCAGCTCCAGGAGCTGGCCCTTGTCCTGAAGAA ATGCAAACCCTCCCTCCCGTCAGAGGCCGAGGAGGCCGCACAGGAGCTGGAGAACCAAATCAAGGAGCGACAAGGCCTCTTCTTTGATATGGAGGCCTACTTGCCCAAGAAGAATGG GTTGTACCTGAGCCTGGTTCTGGGCAACGTCAACGTGACACTCCTGAGCAAGCAGGCTAA GTTTGCCTACAAAGACGAGTACGAGAAGTTCAAGCTCTACCTCACcatcatcctcatcctcatctcTTTCACCTGCCGCTTCCTCCTCAATTCCAG GGTGACAGACGCTGCCTTCAACTTCCTGCTGGTCTGGTATTACTGCACCCTGACCATCCGTGAGAGCATCCTCATCAACAACGGCTCCCG GATCAAAGGCTGGTGGGTTTTCCATCATTACGTGTCCACGTTCCTGTCAGGAGTCATGCTGACATG GCCAGACGGCCTCATGTACCAGAAGTTCCGGAACCAGTTCCTGTCCTTCTCCATGTACCAGA GCTTTGTGCAGTTCCTCCAGTATTACTACCAGAGCGGCTGTCTGTACCGCCTGCGGGCCTTGGGCGAGCGGCACACCATGGACCTCACTGTGG AGGGCTTCCAGTCCTGGATGTGGCGGGGCCTCACCTTCCTGCTGCCCTTCCTCTTCTTCGGACAC TTCTGGCAGCTTTTTAACGCGCTGACACTGTTCAACCTGGCCCGGGACCCCGAGTGCAAGGAGTGGCAG GTGCTCATGTGcggcttccccttcctcctcctgttcCTCGGTAATTTCTTTACCACCCTGCGGGTTGTACACCAGAAGCTCCACAACCAGCAGCATGGGAGCAAGAAAGAATGA
- the TMEM120A gene encoding transmembrane protein 120A isoform X1, producing the protein MRGEVGGQDPAKRPHGPGWDWSLSKTSGKPGEELSRSDLNGPLCCSMEMLKVEETHRLYRLKLEELTKLQNNCTSSITRQKKQLQELALVLKKLGPKPPYSHPPIPPHPPILPGLGLWVSGVIHGSDSGFYGPNCRCKPSLPSEAEEAAQELENQIKERQGLFFDMEAYLPKKNGLYLSLVLGNVNVTLLSKQAKFAYKDEYEKFKLYLTIILILISFTCRFLLNSRVTDAAFNFLLVWYYCTLTIRESILINNGSRIKGWWVFHHYVSTFLSGVMLTWPDGLMYQKFRNQFLSFSMYQSFVQFLQYYYQSGCLYRLRALGERHTMDLTVEGFQSWMWRGLTFLLPFLFFGHFWQLFNALTLFNLARDPECKEWQVLMCGFPFLLLFLGNFFTTLRVVHQKLHNQQHGSKKE; encoded by the exons ATGAGGGGAGAAGTGGGTGGGCAAGACCCTGCCAAGAGACCTCATGGGCCTGGCTGGGACTGGAGTCTCTCTAAGACCAGTGGAAAGCCAGGGGAGGAACTGTCTAGATCTGACTTGAATGGGCCACTGTGCTGTTCTATGGAGATGCTGAAAGTAGAG GAGACCCACCGGCTGTACCGCCTGAAGCTGGAGGAGCTGACCAAGCTGCAGAACAACTGTACCAGCTCCATCACTCGGCAGAAGAAGCAGCTCCAGGAGCTGGCCCTTGTCCTGAAGAAGTTAGGACCTAAACCCCCATACTCCCATCCCCCCATCCCTCCTCATCCCCCTATACTCCCTGGCCTCGGACTGTGG GTGTCAGGTGTGATACATGGCTCTGATTCTGGCTTCTATGGTCCCAACTGCAGATGCAAACCCTCCCTCCCGTCAGAGGCCGAGGAGGCCGCACAGGAGCTGGAGAACCAAATCAAGGAGCGACAAGGCCTCTTCTTTGATATGGAGGCCTACTTGCCCAAGAAGAATGG GTTGTACCTGAGCCTGGTTCTGGGCAACGTCAACGTGACACTCCTGAGCAAGCAGGCTAA GTTTGCCTACAAAGACGAGTACGAGAAGTTCAAGCTCTACCTCACcatcatcctcatcctcatctcTTTCACCTGCCGCTTCCTCCTCAATTCCAG GGTGACAGACGCTGCCTTCAACTTCCTGCTGGTCTGGTATTACTGCACCCTGACCATCCGTGAGAGCATCCTCATCAACAACGGCTCCCG GATCAAAGGCTGGTGGGTTTTCCATCATTACGTGTCCACGTTCCTGTCAGGAGTCATGCTGACATG GCCAGACGGCCTCATGTACCAGAAGTTCCGGAACCAGTTCCTGTCCTTCTCCATGTACCAGA GCTTTGTGCAGTTCCTCCAGTATTACTACCAGAGCGGCTGTCTGTACCGCCTGCGGGCCTTGGGCGAGCGGCACACCATGGACCTCACTGTGG AGGGCTTCCAGTCCTGGATGTGGCGGGGCCTCACCTTCCTGCTGCCCTTCCTCTTCTTCGGACAC TTCTGGCAGCTTTTTAACGCGCTGACACTGTTCAACCTGGCCCGGGACCCCGAGTGCAAGGAGTGGCAG GTGCTCATGTGcggcttccccttcctcctcctgttcCTCGGTAATTTCTTTACCACCCTGCGGGTTGTACACCAGAAGCTCCACAACCAGCAGCATGGGAGCAAGAAAGAATGA
- the TMEM120A gene encoding transmembrane protein 120A isoform X3 — protein sequence MHPPPPGPLGDCLRDWEELQQDFHGIQETHRLYRLKLEELTKLQNNCTSSITRQKKQLQELALVLKKLGPKPPYSHPPIPPHPPILPGLGLWVSGVIHGSDSGFYGPNCRCKPSLPSEAEEAAQELENQIKERQGLFFDMEAYLPKKNGLYLSLVLGNVNVTLLSKQAKFAYKDEYEKFKLYLTIILILISFTCRFLLNSRVTDAAFNFLLVWYYCTLTIRESILINNGSRIKGWWVFHHYVSTFLSGVMLTWPDGLMYQKFRNQFLSFSMYQSFVQFLQYYYQSGCLYRLRALGERHTMDLTVEGFQSWMWRGLTFLLPFLFFGHFWQLFNALTLFNLARDPECKEWQVLMCGFPFLLLFLGNFFTTLRVVHQKLHNQQHGSKKE from the exons ATGCatccccctcctccaggcccGCTGGGCGACTGCCTACGGGACTGGGAGGAGCTGCAGCAGGACTTCCACGGCATCCAG GAGACCCACCGGCTGTACCGCCTGAAGCTGGAGGAGCTGACCAAGCTGCAGAACAACTGTACCAGCTCCATCACTCGGCAGAAGAAGCAGCTCCAGGAGCTGGCCCTTGTCCTGAAGAAGTTAGGACCTAAACCCCCATACTCCCATCCCCCCATCCCTCCTCATCCCCCTATACTCCCTGGCCTCGGACTGTGG GTGTCAGGTGTGATACATGGCTCTGATTCTGGCTTCTATGGTCCCAACTGCAGATGCAAACCCTCCCTCCCGTCAGAGGCCGAGGAGGCCGCACAGGAGCTGGAGAACCAAATCAAGGAGCGACAAGGCCTCTTCTTTGATATGGAGGCCTACTTGCCCAAGAAGAATGG GTTGTACCTGAGCCTGGTTCTGGGCAACGTCAACGTGACACTCCTGAGCAAGCAGGCTAA GTTTGCCTACAAAGACGAGTACGAGAAGTTCAAGCTCTACCTCACcatcatcctcatcctcatctcTTTCACCTGCCGCTTCCTCCTCAATTCCAG GGTGACAGACGCTGCCTTCAACTTCCTGCTGGTCTGGTATTACTGCACCCTGACCATCCGTGAGAGCATCCTCATCAACAACGGCTCCCG GATCAAAGGCTGGTGGGTTTTCCATCATTACGTGTCCACGTTCCTGTCAGGAGTCATGCTGACATG GCCAGACGGCCTCATGTACCAGAAGTTCCGGAACCAGTTCCTGTCCTTCTCCATGTACCAGA GCTTTGTGCAGTTCCTCCAGTATTACTACCAGAGCGGCTGTCTGTACCGCCTGCGGGCCTTGGGCGAGCGGCACACCATGGACCTCACTGTGG AGGGCTTCCAGTCCTGGATGTGGCGGGGCCTCACCTTCCTGCTGCCCTTCCTCTTCTTCGGACAC TTCTGGCAGCTTTTTAACGCGCTGACACTGTTCAACCTGGCCCGGGACCCCGAGTGCAAGGAGTGGCAG GTGCTCATGTGcggcttccccttcctcctcctgttcCTCGGTAATTTCTTTACCACCCTGCGGGTTGTACACCAGAAGCTCCACAACCAGCAGCATGGGAGCAAGAAAGAATGA